From a region of the Pan paniscus chromosome 19, NHGRI_mPanPan1-v2.0_pri, whole genome shotgun sequence genome:
- the LOC117976528 gene encoding putative coiled-coil domain-containing protein 144B produces MKTSFSDFSDWHPTNLTLSDETCQRSKNLKVDDKSPSVSPSMPENQSATKELGQMNLTEREKMDTGVVLLSGNDTLHDLCQSQLPENKESKEAEQDLELTSEEEQERLKGCENKQPQKTSQEPEMAKDCDREDIPIYPVLPHVQKSEEMWIEQGKLEWKNQFKLVINELKQRFGEIYEKYKIPACPEEEPLLDNSTRGTDVKDIPFNLTNNISGCEEEDASEISVSVVFETFPEQKEPSLKNIIYPHYHPYSGSQEHVCQSSSKLHLHENKLDCDNDNKPGIGHIFSTDKNFHNDASTKKARNPEVVTVEMKEDQEFDLQMTKNMNQNSDSGSTNNYKSLKPKLENLSSLPPDSDRTSEVYLHEELRQDMQKFKNEVNTLEEEFLALKKENVQLHKEVEEEMEKHRSNSTELSGTLTDGTTVGNDDDGLNQQIPRKENGEHDR; encoded by the exons atgaaaacttcatttTCGGATTTTTCAGATTGGCATCCTACTAATTTGACCCTTAGTGATGAGACTTGTCAGAGATCCAAGAATCTGAAAGTTGATGATAAAAGTCCATCTGTATCACCATCAATGCCTGAAAATCAGTCAGCAACCAAAGAACTGGGACAGATGAACTTAACAGAACGAGAAAAGATGGACACTGGAGTTGTACTTCTCTCAGGGAATGATACTCTCCATGACCTATGCCAATCACAGCTACCAGAAAACAAAGAGAGCAAAGAAG CAGAACAAGACTTGGAGCTGACATCAGAGGAAGAGCAAGAAAGACTTAAAGGATGCGAAAATAAGCAGCCACAG AAAACGTCTCAAGAACCAGAAATGGCTAAGGATTGTGATAGAGAGGATATACCTATATATCCAGTACTTCCTCATGTGCAAAAATCTGAGGAAATGTGGATTGAACAAGGCAAATTAGAGTGGAAAAACCAATTTAAACTCGTCATAAATGAGTTAAAGCAGAGGTTTGgtgaaatttatgaaaaatacaaaattccgGCTTGTCCTGAGGAAGAGCCACTACTTGATAACTCTACAAGAGGAACAGATGTAAAGGATATTCCCTTTAATTTGACAAATAACATATCTGGTTGTGAGGAAGAAGATGCATCTGAAATATCTGTCTCAGTGGTATTCGAGACAtttcctgaacaaaaagaacccagtctcaaaaatatCATCTATCCACACTATCATCCATACTCTGGGTCCCAGGAACATGTTTGCCAGTCATCTTCTAAGCttcatttacatgaaaataaattagacTGCGACAATGATAACAAACCAGGCATTGgacatatttttagtacagataagAACTTTCATAATGATGCAAGCACTAAGAAAGCAAGGAACCCAGAAGTGGTTAcggttgaaatgaaagaagaccAAGAGTTTGATttgcaaatgacaaaaaatatGAACCAAAATAGTGACAGTGGCAGTACAAATAACTATAAAAGCCTGAAACCTAAATTAGAAAATCTGAGTTCTTTACCACCAGATTCTGACAGAACATCAGAAGTATATCTACATGAAGAATTACGGCAAGACATGCAAAAGTTTAAGAATGAGGTCAACACATTAGAAGAAGAGTTCCTggctttgaagaaagaaaatgttcaacTTCATAAAGAG GttgaagaagaaatggagaagCACAGAAGTAATAGCACAGAATTATCAGGAACCCTAACTGATGGTACTACTGTTGGCAATGATGATGATGGACTAAATCAGCAGATTCCTAGGAAGGAAAATGGAGAGCATGACAGGTAA